In Hymenobacter oligotrophus, the following are encoded in one genomic region:
- a CDS encoding DUF6660 family protein, protein MRLLALFFAFYFALLSGMSCSDEASVCKDPTQTTVAAASHSDCGADALGDWCSPFCQCHCCGGAVMPLVPTPALATAPLPEWATTQRHAHLVVAAPTRGSGAVWQPPQA, encoded by the coding sequence ATGCGTCTGCTGGCTCTGTTTTTTGCCTTCTACTTTGCCCTCCTCTCCGGCATGAGCTGCTCGGACGAGGCTTCGGTGTGCAAAGACCCGACGCAAACCACCGTCGCCGCGGCCTCGCACTCGGATTGCGGCGCCGACGCGCTGGGCGACTGGTGTTCCCCCTTCTGCCAGTGCCACTGCTGTGGCGGCGCCGTGATGCCGTTGGTGCCCACGCCTGCCCTGGCCACTGCCCCATTGCCGGAATGGGCCACTACCCAGCGCCACGCCCACCTGGTGGTGGCCGCCCCCACGCGCGGTTCCGGGGCCGTATGGCAGCCGCCCCAGGCCTAA
- a CDS encoding transporter, giving the protein MSTDRPDVTESAYSLDAGHLQVETDVVRFGTRRFGVNTSQEELALNHANVKLGLTSRLDVQLVVESYTRQTERPTNRAEPSTYRAGFGDLTLRLKRNLWGNDGGRSALAVMPFIKLPTGRSCGNRAWEGGVVVPFALQLPRDWSLGSQLQTTLIRDEDSGYNCVELAPTVTVGHDLYKTLGGFVELAGSWDTREQGRSLTVNGGPIWRVSDNLQLDLGINYPLTADTETTYFLGVSFRR; this is encoded by the coding sequence ATGAGCACCGACCGGCCCGACGTGACCGAGAGTGCCTATTCGCTTGACGCAGGCCACCTGCAAGTGGAAACCGACGTGGTGCGCTTCGGCACCCGACGGTTCGGGGTCAACACCTCGCAGGAAGAGCTGGCCCTTAACCACGCCAACGTGAAGCTGGGCCTGACGTCCCGGCTGGATGTGCAGCTCGTAGTGGAATCCTACACCCGACAGACCGAACGGCCCACCAACCGGGCTGAGCCTTCCACTTATCGGGCTGGATTTGGCGACCTGACCCTGCGCCTCAAGCGCAATTTGTGGGGCAACGACGGGGGACGCTCCGCATTGGCCGTCATGCCGTTTATCAAGCTGCCCACCGGCCGCAGCTGCGGCAACCGCGCCTGGGAAGGCGGCGTGGTGGTCCCCTTCGCCCTGCAGCTTCCCCGGGACTGGTCGCTGGGTAGCCAGTTGCAGACTACTTTGATTCGCGACGAAGACAGCGGCTACAACTGCGTGGAACTGGCCCCGACGGTCACCGTGGGGCACGACCTGTACAAAACCCTGGGCGGCTTCGTGGAACTGGCGGGTAGCTGGGACACCCGCGAGCAAGGCCGGTCACTGACGGTGAACGGGGGACCCATCTGGCGGGTGAGCGACAACCTGCAGCTGGATTTGGGCATCAACTACCCGTTGACGGCCGACACGGAAACCACCTACTTCCTAGGCGTGAGCTTCCGACGGTAA